From the bacterium genome, one window contains:
- a CDS encoding aminotransferase class I/II-fold pyridoxal phosphate-dependent enzyme codes for MSLRETCQARLDAIEAEGKMKSFNYLQGPMDRSVKARDIGDLLVMSSNNYLGLANHPEVIEAGIEGLETYGAGTASVRFICGTFDIHEELEKELAGLARQERALSYVSCWCANEGLIPTISGPNDVLISDELNHASLIDACRLAKKTTREIYRHADLKHLEELLKAHADKENRYVVTDGVFSMEGTVAPLDDIVDLCRKHDASLIVDDSHGTGVLGKHGRGTGEHFGVEEEIDALTSTLGKALGGAAGGFVASSAAVIGVLEQMSRPQIFSNALPPTVASSALRAVRVLKTDQARVDRLQNLTKFARDLFREAGYDVSDNPTAIIPVILGETKDAIRASKELLKRGIFITGFGFPVVPEGTARLRIQVSAAHTEDDFRRVLEELKKIVPPKA; via the coding sequence ATGAGCCTCCGAGAGACTTGCCAAGCCCGCCTGGATGCGATCGAGGCGGAAGGGAAGATGAAGTCCTTCAACTACCTGCAGGGGCCGATGGATCGCTCCGTCAAAGCGCGCGATATTGGCGATCTGCTGGTGATGTCGAGCAACAACTACCTCGGCCTGGCGAATCATCCCGAAGTGATCGAGGCCGGCATCGAGGGGCTCGAAACCTATGGCGCAGGCACCGCATCCGTTCGCTTCATTTGCGGTACGTTCGATATCCACGAGGAACTTGAGAAGGAATTGGCGGGCCTTGCGCGACAGGAGCGTGCGTTGAGCTACGTGTCCTGCTGGTGCGCCAACGAGGGACTGATTCCTACGATTTCCGGCCCGAACGATGTACTGATCAGCGATGAGTTGAATCATGCGAGTCTGATCGATGCTTGCCGCCTGGCCAAGAAGACGACTCGCGAGATCTATCGTCACGCGGATTTGAAGCATCTGGAAGAATTGCTGAAAGCCCACGCAGACAAAGAGAATCGCTATGTTGTGACCGATGGTGTGTTCAGTATGGAGGGCACCGTCGCGCCGCTCGATGACATTGTCGATCTTTGCCGGAAGCACGACGCATCGCTGATTGTCGACGATTCCCACGGGACAGGAGTTCTTGGAAAACACGGGCGCGGCACGGGCGAGCACTTTGGCGTCGAGGAAGAGATCGATGCGTTGACCAGCACATTGGGCAAAGCCCTCGGGGGAGCAGCCGGAGGTTTTGTCGCCAGCAGCGCCGCCGTGATCGGAGTGCTGGAGCAGATGTCGCGGCCGCAGATCTTCTCGAATGCGTTGCCACCGACGGTTGCATCGAGTGCGCTCCGGGCGGTTCGCGTTCTGAAGACCGATCAGGCACGAGTCGATCGCCTTCAAAACCTGACAAAATTCGCGCGCGATCTGTTCCGCGAGGCAGGCTACGATGTCAGCGATAACCCGACGGCGATCATCCCCGTCATCTTGGGCGAGACCAAGGATGCAATTCGTGCCAGCAAGGAACTGCTGAAGCGAGGCATCTTCATCACAGGATTCGGCTTCCCGGTTGTCCCGGAAGGGACGGCCCGCCTGAGAATTCAAGTCTCCGCTGCGCACACCGAGGACGATTTCCGACGCGTGCTGGAAGAACTGAAGAAAATCGTTCCGCCGAAGGCATGA
- the tdh gene encoding L-threonine 3-dehydrogenase: MRALRKMERKEGLVLRKAPKPKVDYGEVLIRVLKAGICGTDVHIWNWDEWAAGRLKPPLTTGHEFVGIVEKIGEGVEGIHIGDRVSAEGHITCGQCQYCRTGQGHICTDVKIIGIDRDGCFADFINMPASNIWPVDRRIPDSHASIFDPLGNAMHTVTTEPVAGKSVLIVGAGAIGLFAIPIARARGASQIIVAEPNPYRRKLAEKCHADLLIDPTKHKISDVVHSDVDPSGVEVLLEMSGHPEGFREGLRSVRGAGAAVLLGIPSKPIEIDWSNDVIFKALRIFGVNGRRMFDTWYQSQQFLVHHGHEIEPILTHELELEDFQKAFDLILQGKAGKIILNIGKE, from the coding sequence ATGCGCGCTTTACGGAAAATGGAACGCAAAGAAGGGCTGGTTTTGAGGAAGGCTCCCAAGCCGAAAGTCGACTATGGGGAGGTCCTGATTCGAGTCCTCAAGGCAGGTATTTGTGGCACCGACGTGCATATCTGGAACTGGGACGAATGGGCGGCCGGACGCCTGAAACCGCCCCTGACAACCGGTCATGAATTTGTGGGGATTGTGGAAAAAATCGGCGAAGGAGTCGAGGGCATTCATATCGGCGATCGCGTCAGTGCCGAAGGCCACATCACCTGCGGACAGTGCCAGTATTGCCGCACCGGCCAGGGGCACATCTGCACCGATGTGAAGATCATCGGAATCGATCGTGACGGTTGTTTCGCCGACTTCATCAATATGCCCGCATCAAACATCTGGCCCGTCGATCGGCGGATTCCCGACAGCCACGCCTCGATCTTCGATCCGTTGGGCAACGCCATGCACACCGTGACGACCGAACCGGTGGCCGGAAAATCGGTTCTGATCGTTGGGGCAGGTGCGATCGGTCTCTTTGCGATTCCGATCGCCAGAGCTCGCGGTGCTTCGCAGATCATCGTGGCCGAGCCCAATCCTTATCGGCGCAAGCTGGCAGAGAAGTGCCACGCGGACCTTCTGATCGATCCGACGAAACACAAGATCAGCGACGTCGTTCACAGCGATGTCGACCCGAGCGGTGTGGAAGTGCTTCTTGAGATGTCCGGTCACCCGGAGGGATTTCGCGAGGGCCTGCGCTCGGTGCGCGGCGCCGGCGCGGCGGTGCTGCTGGGTATCCCCTCGAAACCAATTGAAATCGATTGGTCCAACGACGTGATTTTCAAGGCTCTGCGAATCTTTGGCGTCAACGGCCGTCGGATGTTCGATACCTGGTACCAGAGCCAGCAGTTCCTTGTTCACCACGGCCATGAGATCGAGCCGATTTTGACGCACGAACTGGAGTTGGAAGACTTCCAGAAGGCATTCGATCTCATCCTTCAGGGAAAGGCCGGAAAGATCATCCTGAACATCGGGAAGGAGTAA
- a CDS encoding XRE family transcriptional regulator — translation MTASGKPPAVGQILADKRHQRGLSLQSLAKLSGVSKSMISQIENGQVNPTLAVVWKLASGLGLKLQDLLEGEMESRDSMFTLLGEANCPTLTSKEHGHKVQILSTVDWVEKAELYKIEFEPKGVMDSDPHSKGTIETLTVIRGEVAVKLGDRTNIVKALETARYHADVPHGIHAHGNKGALFMLAVNFQPPSKKSSNWE, via the coding sequence ATGACCGCAAGCGGCAAACCTCCGGCAGTCGGCCAGATCCTGGCCGACAAACGCCATCAGCGCGGCCTCTCGCTGCAGAGTCTCGCCAAGCTGTCCGGCGTATCGAAGAGCATGATTTCGCAGATTGAAAACGGCCAGGTGAACCCCACATTGGCCGTTGTCTGGAAGCTCGCATCCGGCCTTGGCCTGAAGCTCCAGGATCTGCTCGAGGGCGAGATGGAATCTCGGGATTCCATGTTCACCTTGCTCGGTGAGGCGAATTGCCCCACGCTCACCTCGAAGGAACACGGCCATAAGGTCCAGATTCTCTCGACCGTCGATTGGGTTGAGAAGGCCGAGCTGTACAAGATCGAGTTCGAGCCGAAGGGCGTCATGGACTCCGATCCTCACAGCAAGGGCACGATCGAGACACTGACCGTGATCCGGGGAGAAGTGGCGGTGAAGTTGGGCGATCGCACCAATATTGTGAAAGCCCTCGAAACAGCGCGCTATCACGCTGACGTGCCCCATGGAATTCACGCGCACGGCAACAAGGGCGCACTGTTTATGCTGGCTGTCAACTTTCAGCCCCCGAGTAAGAAGTCCTCCAACTGGGAGTGA
- a CDS encoding SUMF1/EgtB/PvdO family nonheme iron enzyme → MYCFGSRIYWNDVWLMLDFQVGDVVAGRYEIKQVLGAGGMGKVYRARQVDLGRDVALKVPSQAVLESPEILARFSREAKTVAKLLHENIVQVYEYYHKDDAVFIAMEFVEGQDLKEFCIYPPTDLTVGDLSMIFALSCEGLAHAHEHGIVHRDVKPHNIMVARLPKGKWRVKVMDFGIAHIDPAGQYTGMGDQLTQTGQALGTPSYMSPEQIRGTGVSALSDIYSFGCVMYYVFTRQTVFTGSGLTVAVSHLNESPPSIRSHNPALTEEFDALIASCLEKDPNNRPKDASELAGLITDALESIVDVPMSEVWRQSGQAPESTMPIPSIRADDSEDPTAPRDGLIEVQTQATIAQTTPTGESYDATAPMKRIDESRSSQPATKPIPAPAPTPSSAGGGRAASPPPATPATPAMAGPAKKKFKLGIPVVLSIIGALALIIGFYAVAVLTGGDDEEGPDGNGQVAMVEPTPTATPTPAPQATPQPTATPTPEATTPPVAATEIPSTPKPSPTQRVGTPLPPTPEPSPTPHLGRRRLAQLADQAAETTDLQELARSWSEIMNLKAYEDPAFQEAIIQTADGIARKIAMSPEMVKIASGSFTMGADDGEFGEGPAHNVRLTAYDIGKYEVSAIEFSAFLNSRPSVDEARDLFTPTDQTNVIFDEKIQRFVPREGRELHPANGVDWFAAEAYCNWLSSESGRHYHLPTEAQWERAARGTFESTYPWGNTPPTQSSANFASNETLPVTFLRDGASAARCLNMAGNVAEWCSDWFSEDTYQSPDRIDPTGPELGQSSRDRRVLRGGSYFSVTPKEIRTTYRERSEPDEEEPYVGFRLARTD, encoded by the coding sequence GTGTATTGTTTCGGCTCCCGAATCTACTGGAATGATGTCTGGCTGATGCTCGATTTTCAAGTGGGCGACGTTGTCGCGGGCAGGTACGAAATCAAGCAGGTCCTGGGCGCCGGCGGAATGGGCAAAGTCTACCGCGCCCGCCAGGTCGACCTTGGCCGCGATGTTGCGCTCAAAGTCCCGAGCCAGGCCGTGCTCGAATCGCCGGAGATTCTCGCGCGATTCTCGCGCGAGGCAAAGACCGTCGCCAAACTCCTCCACGAAAACATCGTTCAGGTCTACGAATACTATCACAAGGACGACGCCGTCTTTATTGCGATGGAGTTCGTCGAAGGCCAGGATCTCAAAGAATTCTGTATCTATCCACCGACGGATCTGACTGTCGGCGATCTCTCGATGATCTTCGCGCTTTCCTGCGAAGGCCTCGCCCATGCGCACGAGCACGGCATCGTGCATCGCGATGTGAAGCCACACAACATCATGGTCGCGCGCCTGCCAAAGGGCAAGTGGCGCGTGAAGGTGATGGACTTCGGTATCGCGCACATTGATCCCGCCGGCCAGTACACCGGCATGGGCGATCAACTGACCCAGACCGGTCAAGCGCTCGGCACCCCAAGTTACATGTCGCCGGAACAGATTCGAGGGACTGGCGTTTCCGCCCTCAGCGACATCTACTCGTTCGGTTGCGTGATGTATTATGTCTTCACGCGCCAGACCGTATTCACAGGCTCCGGCCTGACGGTTGCGGTTTCGCACTTGAATGAATCGCCGCCTTCGATTCGTTCGCACAATCCGGCACTGACGGAAGAGTTCGATGCTCTGATCGCCAGTTGCTTGGAGAAGGACCCAAACAACCGTCCGAAGGATGCTTCAGAGCTGGCGGGACTGATCACAGATGCGCTCGAATCGATTGTCGACGTCCCGATGTCGGAGGTCTGGCGCCAATCTGGCCAGGCGCCGGAATCCACGATGCCAATTCCGTCGATTCGCGCAGACGACTCAGAAGACCCGACGGCGCCTCGTGATGGATTGATCGAAGTTCAGACGCAGGCAACGATCGCGCAGACAACGCCGACAGGCGAGTCGTACGATGCGACAGCTCCGATGAAGCGCATCGACGAATCGCGCTCCTCGCAGCCGGCCACGAAGCCGATTCCGGCACCTGCTCCGACACCCTCGTCTGCTGGCGGCGGAAGGGCAGCGTCTCCTCCCCCGGCGACGCCAGCAACGCCTGCGATGGCGGGACCTGCGAAGAAGAAATTCAAGCTCGGGATTCCCGTCGTTTTGTCCATCATTGGAGCTTTGGCGCTGATCATCGGATTCTATGCAGTGGCAGTGCTGACGGGCGGCGATGATGAAGAAGGACCCGACGGAAACGGTCAAGTCGCCATGGTCGAACCGACTCCAACCGCGACGCCGACTCCTGCGCCGCAGGCAACGCCCCAACCCACTGCCACTCCGACGCCAGAGGCCACGACACCGCCGGTTGCAGCGACAGAGATCCCATCGACTCCGAAACCATCTCCGACTCAGAGGGTTGGCACTCCCCTGCCACCGACTCCGGAACCAAGCCCGACACCTCATCTCGGCCGTCGCCGCCTCGCACAGTTGGCCGATCAGGCCGCTGAGACGACAGACCTGCAGGAGCTCGCTCGAAGCTGGTCAGAGATCATGAACTTGAAGGCTTATGAAGATCCTGCCTTCCAGGAAGCGATCATTCAGACGGCTGATGGTATCGCCCGCAAGATCGCCATGTCGCCGGAGATGGTGAAGATCGCCAGCGGCTCCTTCACAATGGGAGCCGATGATGGCGAGTTCGGTGAAGGGCCCGCGCACAATGTCCGCCTTACTGCGTATGATATTGGGAAATATGAAGTTAGCGCCATCGAGTTCTCAGCTTTCTTGAACAGCCGCCCGTCGGTGGATGAGGCGCGTGACCTATTCACCCCCACCGACCAGACAAACGTGATCTTCGACGAGAAGATCCAGCGATTCGTCCCGCGCGAAGGCCGCGAATTGCACCCCGCGAATGGGGTGGATTGGTTCGCGGCCGAAGCCTATTGCAACTGGCTGTCGAGTGAATCGGGCCGCCACTATCATCTCCCGACGGAAGCACAGTGGGAGCGCGCAGCGCGCGGCACGTTTGAGAGCACGTACCCGTGGGGCAACACGCCGCCGACACAGAGCAGCGCGAACTTCGCCAGCAACGAGACGCTGCCCGTGACATTCCTCCGTGACGGGGCAAGTGCCGCCCGGTGCCTCAATATGGCGGGCAACGTTGCCGAATGGTGTTCCGACTGGTTCTCCGAAGACACGTACCAGTCGCCCGATCGCATCGATCCGACGGGGCCGGAATTGGGGCAGTCATCGCGCGATCGTCGTGTCTTGCGTGGTGGCAGTTACTTCTCGGTGACTCCGAAGGAGATTCGGACAACTTATCGAGAGCGCAGCGAACCGGACGAAGAGGAGCCGTATGTCGGCTTCCGCTTGGCCCGGACGGACTGA
- a CDS encoding lipopolysaccharide biosynthesis protein: MTSPNSQTEEAGSSTDVPLPTGVGLKEKVASGVSDFLIIRVAMMGIQVVNTAVLARLLLPSDFGLAAMAATVTGLLGIVGDGGISTAVIQRKDLTDDDLSSAFWLNLCVGALLMAIAWVAAWPTAVFYEQPELLVVLLAAGLAFPLGAFVNLQSALLARRLEFHKQATLQVLGVIATVAVGITLALLGAGYWALILAAPAGSILMIVPAWRKTRWLPSFTFRTKRTRELLLFGGATTLFAFLWFGARQGDNVMIGKAWGEADLGFYVKAYGLLMLPIMTITQPFSSAILPTLSRLQDSPSEFERVFHRATGLIVFLAMPVAVFSILCADVAIRVLYGPDWGPSVPLFRALAFSAPIQPVLACLGWLFVAKGNVWRQVGVGIANLIVLLAAFWFGLPHGPIGVAIAYSIAMVGVLFLPNVIYACRVARVPVAPMALHYLRTLPQATAMAAMLLALQYAFGDRVANAYLWGAILLGSGCAVYAATGIALKDRTTLQVIHYARGLALRKR, translated from the coding sequence ATGACCTCCCCGAATTCACAGACCGAAGAAGCTGGCTCCAGTACCGACGTCCCTCTGCCCACCGGGGTGGGCCTGAAAGAGAAAGTTGCGTCTGGCGTCTCGGACTTCCTGATCATCCGTGTGGCGATGATGGGCATCCAGGTCGTGAACACGGCGGTCCTTGCGCGCCTTCTGCTCCCCTCGGACTTCGGCCTCGCCGCTATGGCGGCAACAGTCACGGGGCTGCTCGGAATCGTTGGCGATGGAGGAATCAGCACCGCCGTCATCCAACGCAAGGACCTGACGGACGACGACCTTTCCAGCGCTTTCTGGCTGAATCTTTGTGTCGGAGCGCTGCTGATGGCAATCGCCTGGGTTGCCGCATGGCCCACCGCGGTGTTCTACGAACAGCCGGAGCTCCTCGTCGTTCTGCTCGCCGCAGGTCTTGCGTTCCCCCTCGGTGCATTCGTCAATCTACAAAGCGCACTCCTGGCCCGTCGCCTTGAGTTTCACAAGCAGGCCACACTCCAGGTACTTGGCGTGATCGCCACCGTCGCGGTTGGAATTACGCTCGCGCTTCTCGGCGCGGGATACTGGGCGCTGATCCTGGCTGCACCGGCAGGATCGATTTTGATGATCGTGCCGGCCTGGAGAAAAACACGCTGGCTGCCGTCCTTCACGTTTCGTACAAAGCGAACCCGCGAATTGCTGCTCTTCGGCGGAGCCACGACGCTCTTTGCATTCCTTTGGTTTGGAGCCCGTCAGGGCGACAATGTCATGATCGGCAAGGCATGGGGCGAAGCCGATCTGGGCTTCTACGTAAAGGCCTATGGCCTGTTGATGCTTCCGATCATGACGATCACCCAGCCATTCTCCTCGGCAATCCTGCCAACACTCAGCCGACTGCAGGATTCGCCATCGGAATTCGAGCGCGTCTTTCATCGCGCGACCGGACTGATTGTCTTTCTTGCAATGCCTGTTGCGGTGTTCTCAATCCTGTGCGCCGACGTTGCGATCCGCGTGCTCTACGGACCCGATTGGGGACCCAGCGTTCCGCTCTTTCGTGCGCTTGCGTTCAGCGCGCCCATCCAGCCCGTGCTGGCATGCTTGGGCTGGCTCTTCGTCGCGAAGGGAAACGTCTGGCGCCAGGTCGGCGTCGGCATCGCGAATTTGATCGTGTTGCTTGCAGCCTTTTGGTTCGGCCTGCCGCACGGACCGATCGGTGTAGCGATCGCCTACTCGATTGCGATGGTGGGGGTTCTCTTCCTGCCGAATGTCATCTATGCCTGTCGGGTTGCTCGAGTGCCGGTGGCTCCGATGGCGTTGCACTATCTGCGAACTCTTCCGCAGGCCACTGCAATGGCGGCCATGCTGCTGGCCCTGCAATATGCCTTCGGCGACCGCGTTGCGAATGCCTACTTGTGGGGAGCGATTCTGCTTGGCAGCGGATGCGCGGTCTATGCGGCGACGGGAATCGCCCTGAAAGATCGAACAACACTCCAGGTCATCCACTACGCGCGCGGACTTGCTCTGCGGAAGCGATAA
- a CDS encoding ABC transporter permease — MKAFLQNVFDNPILTRELRRRMRGKALIYSMIGYIILMTITSMLVLLASFSISNQEMTQEALAQMADTGQRLYRWITSIQMLLVLIIAPTITAGMTTGEKEKKTFDFLRVTTITPWMYIMGCFLSTVFYVALALLCALPLISLAFLYGGIGKVDVLSAAGELLGGSMILSALGLYISSIRERTRTAQGIVVFMIFITLFGGMFAMSQISAWLGTTGGGMTLSSTNSLGLPVWAMVGGGVILLTGVFLLLAARKLFEPTETRAFSHWQFGLISAIIVGIYLATTSGQTLGFNTILGFLTVGCVLLVVAVSCFSVGRMEVGDEIWHLKRLIPFLRPIDQTVPFLIAVGLLWYIAGEFFLGHVGSLGPTPPGMVESTVLLSLASYAFFCTFGRFATSLTVGRMGAGRITLGVVAGFWILLPIIGGAFNAAAINSEGAMARLGDLIGRFSPFYVMIEGIEQAALYKSASSFFINPVSIQIIGYGLLALIFLGVGEYKRFKRWRGFDYHFDMPTG, encoded by the coding sequence ATGAAGGCCTTCCTGCAGAACGTCTTCGATAATCCGATCCTGACGCGTGAACTGCGCCGCCGCATGCGGGGCAAGGCACTGATCTACAGCATGATCGGCTACATCATCCTGATGACCATCACGAGCATGCTGGTGTTGCTGGCGAGTTTCTCCATTTCGAACCAGGAGATGACGCAGGAGGCTCTCGCCCAGATGGCAGATACGGGCCAGCGACTTTACCGCTGGATCACGAGTATTCAGATGCTCCTCGTTCTGATCATCGCTCCGACCATCACGGCCGGTATGACCACGGGTGAGAAGGAAAAGAAGACGTTCGATTTCTTGCGCGTAACGACGATTACCCCCTGGATGTACATCATGGGGTGCTTCCTCTCGACGGTCTTCTATGTCGCGTTGGCGCTGCTGTGCGCTTTGCCCCTAATCAGTCTCGCGTTCCTCTACGGTGGCATCGGCAAGGTCGATGTGTTGAGTGCCGCTGGCGAGCTTCTCGGAGGCTCAATGATTCTTTCCGCGCTGGGCCTTTACATCTCGTCGATTCGAGAGCGCACGCGGACCGCACAGGGCATTGTCGTCTTCATGATCTTCATCACGCTGTTCGGCGGCATGTTCGCAATGAGCCAGATTTCCGCCTGGTTGGGTACAACCGGAGGAGGTATGACCCTGAGTTCGACCAACAGCCTTGGACTTCCGGTCTGGGCGATGGTCGGCGGGGGAGTGATTCTGCTGACCGGCGTCTTCCTGTTGCTTGCGGCGCGAAAGCTCTTCGAGCCGACTGAGACGCGGGCCTTCAGCCACTGGCAATTCGGGCTGATCTCTGCGATTATCGTGGGGATATATCTCGCGACGACTTCGGGCCAGACACTGGGATTCAATACGATCCTCGGGTTCCTGACGGTTGGGTGCGTGTTGCTGGTTGTTGCGGTCAGTTGCTTCTCAGTTGGACGCATGGAGGTCGGTGACGAGATCTGGCACCTGAAGCGCCTCATCCCATTCCTGCGTCCGATCGACCAGACGGTTCCGTTCCTGATCGCTGTCGGTCTGCTCTGGTACATTGCGGGCGAGTTCTTCCTCGGGCACGTCGGAAGTCTCGGCCCAACGCCACCGGGAATGGTCGAGAGCACCGTTCTTCTTTCCCTGGCGAGCTATGCATTCTTCTGCACGTTCGGCCGCTTTGCCACTTCTCTGACTGTTGGGAGAATGGGAGCTGGTCGAATTACGCTGGGCGTCGTTGCCGGTTTCTGGATATTGCTGCCGATCATCGGGGGAGCGTTTAACGCCGCCGCGATTAACTCGGAAGGTGCCATGGCCCGTCTCGGAGATCTGATCGGGCGATTCTCTCCGTTCTATGTGATGATCGAAGGCATCGAGCAGGCAGCCCTGTACAAGAGCGCATCGAGCTTCTTCATAAACCCCGTATCGATCCAGATCATCGGTTACGGCCTGTTGGCCCTGATTTTCCTGGGTGTCGGCGAGTACAAGCGATTCAAGCGCTGGCGCGGATTCGACTATCACTTCGATATGCCAACCGGCTGA
- a CDS encoding S8 family serine peptidase — MILQFQGQIDASARQEIEGLGGRILGYLPEDALVVQLPPDATNKVLQNQRTRWLGEYQPAFRVAPDLLKLESTELIDLEIGLWKGESAARLRAELDRLGAQSVKPFNAAGEGARLLCRIDPGDIPALASLDEVQWIERAPVLTRRNNTTEWVLQSNVSGSLPIWNQGLHGEGQIIGHLDGEIDMDSCFFEDTLNGNIPGPSHRKIVAYYEPQASEYHGTHTAGTIAGSLENGSTIGVGHAYAARLAHGLDLDVAGYLDTPSTLLAAFLRAKSDGAFIHSNSWGDDSRTNYTYWCRDIDQFSWENEDSFVVFAATNLPGLKSPENAKNCLSTFATYQNPSQDSIAYGGSGPTDDGRRKPEIGAPGRFIQSAGITSECGLLEVSGTSMSAPAIAGNAALVRQYFMEGFYPSGAANTADEYIPTGSLIKAVLLNSTVDMTGVSGFPGDREGWGRLLLDNSLYFSGDARRLEIVDVWNAQGMETGETREFTVEVQGTAEPLNVTLVWADPPALHSAAQVWINDLNLEVESPDATTYLGNVFSGGVSVSGGAADEKNNVEQVRLTPMAGDWTIRVSAENIPEGPQGFALAITGQINNTGKTSVEDWRRD; from the coding sequence ATGATCCTGCAATTCCAGGGACAGATCGATGCCTCTGCGCGTCAGGAAATCGAGGGGCTGGGCGGGCGAATTCTCGGCTACTTGCCGGAAGATGCATTAGTCGTCCAACTGCCGCCGGACGCCACAAACAAGGTACTGCAGAACCAGCGAACCCGCTGGCTGGGTGAGTATCAGCCGGCCTTCCGAGTCGCTCCCGATCTCCTGAAGCTGGAATCGACCGAGCTAATCGATCTGGAGATCGGGCTCTGGAAGGGCGAGAGTGCTGCGCGCCTCCGTGCAGAACTCGATCGGCTTGGTGCGCAATCGGTGAAGCCATTCAACGCGGCCGGCGAAGGAGCGCGGCTCCTGTGTCGCATCGATCCCGGGGACATTCCTGCGCTGGCGTCGCTCGACGAGGTTCAATGGATTGAGCGGGCGCCCGTTCTGACTCGCCGCAACAACACGACGGAATGGGTTCTTCAGTCGAATGTCAGCGGATCCCTGCCGATCTGGAATCAGGGACTGCACGGCGAAGGCCAGATCATCGGGCATCTGGACGGCGAGATCGACATGGACTCTTGCTTCTTCGAGGACACTCTGAATGGCAACATTCCAGGCCCGTCACACAGGAAGATTGTCGCCTACTACGAACCCCAGGCTTCCGAATATCATGGTACTCATACCGCCGGTACCATCGCGGGATCGCTGGAGAACGGAAGCACAATCGGTGTGGGTCACGCCTATGCTGCGCGGCTGGCTCACGGGCTTGATCTTGACGTCGCAGGTTATCTCGACACTCCCTCGACATTGCTTGCAGCGTTCCTGCGCGCGAAGAGCGATGGGGCATTCATCCACTCCAACTCCTGGGGCGACGACAGCCGCACGAACTACACGTACTGGTGCCGCGATATCGACCAGTTCAGTTGGGAGAATGAGGATTCATTCGTAGTCTTTGCCGCGACGAATTTGCCGGGATTGAAGTCTCCAGAGAATGCAAAGAACTGCCTCTCGACATTTGCCACGTACCAGAACCCCAGCCAGGATTCGATCGCTTATGGCGGTAGCGGACCAACCGATGATGGTCGTCGCAAGCCCGAGATCGGTGCGCCTGGCAGGTTCATTCAAAGCGCCGGCATCACAAGCGAGTGTGGCCTTCTGGAGGTGTCTGGAACCAGTATGTCAGCGCCGGCGATCGCTGGAAATGCGGCACTTGTGCGACAATACTTCATGGAGGGCTTCTATCCCTCGGGGGCTGCAAATACCGCGGATGAGTACATCCCGACGGGTTCATTAATCAAAGCCGTCCTCCTCAACAGCACCGTAGACATGACTGGCGTGTCGGGCTTTCCAGGCGACCGGGAAGGTTGGGGGCGGTTGCTCTTGGACAATTCGTTGTACTTCAGCGGAGATGCGCGGCGGCTGGAAATTGTCGATGTGTGGAATGCTCAGGGAATGGAAACGGGGGAGACGCGCGAATTCACCGTTGAGGTTCAAGGAACGGCGGAACCGCTCAATGTCACCCTGGTCTGGGCAGATCCGCCGGCACTGCACAGTGCTGCACAGGTTTGGATCAATGATCTGAATCTGGAGGTCGAATCGCCAGACGCCACAACTTATCTGGGCAATGTCTTCTCAGGCGGTGTTTCGGTCTCGGGAGGGGCGGCTGACGAGAAGAACAATGTTGAGCAGGTTCGCCTCACGCCAATGGCTGGCGACTGGACGATTCGAGTTTCGGCAGAGAACATTCCGGAGGGTCCACAAGGGTTCGCCCTTGCCATCACCGGCCAGATCAACAATACAGGAAAGACCTCTGTAGAAGATTGGCGCAGGGACTGA